The Sinorhizobium fredii USDA 257 region ACCGCCTGGCGCTCCTGGGGCTGATCCGCGCGGCGACCGGCGAGGTTGCGGACTTCTCGAAGATCTCGGGATGAGAGGCTAGGCTGTCGACAACCGACAGGCTCGATCCTATCTCTGGAGAATGACGAGCGACAATCCGAGCGCAGGCGCAGGTGTGATCGAACCTCCGGGCACGAAGCGGCGCGGCGACTGGATCGACGTGGCCGAAGACGCCATTCCGTTCGAGCGTATTGAAGCCTTCTTTGCCGGGCGCGCCTACGAGCCGCACCGGCACGATACCTATGCCGTCGGCCAGACACTCTCGGGCATTCAGAGCTTCCATTATCGCGGCGCCGAGCGCACGAGCCTTCCCGGCGGCACGATGGTGCTGCATCCCGACGAGGTGCATGACGGCCAGGCCGGCGGCGAGCACGGGTTTCGCTACCGCATGATCTATATTGAGCCGGCGGCCGTTCAGCGCGTTCTCGGCGGCCGGCCGCTGCCCTTCATCAAAGACGGCATCTCATCCGATCCGCGACTCTTCGCGGCGGTGCATGCTCTCTTACCGGCGACGGATGCCCGGATCGAGACCCTTGAGTTCGAGGACGGCCTCTTCGAACTTGCCCATGCACTGGAAGCCGCGGCCGGTGGGCCTGCGAAGGTTGGCGGCGCGCTCAATTATCGCGCCGCCGAGCGGGCGCGCCTCTACCTCCATGACTTGCCCGACGGTACCATCACGCTTGAGACGCTCGAGGCGGTCAGCGGCCGGGACCGCTGGGGCCTCAGCCGCGACTTCCGCCGTCTGTTCGGCACCAGTCCCTATCGCTACCTGGTGCAGCGGCGTCTCGAAGCCGCAAAGGTCAATCTTCGTCACGGTGTCCCGGCCGCGCAGGCTGCGGTCGATGCCGGCTTTGCCGACCAGGCGCATCTGAGCCGCCATTTCAAGAAGGCATTCGGCATCACGCCGGGTCGATGGCTGCGCATGGCGGAAATGCCTGCGGGCACAGAGGCGGAGCAAGCCTGAAGCGCGAGCGTCTTATCAGACGCACAAAGGCCGCTGTGGCACTTTGAATGGCTGCACGATCGTTCAAGACCCGATCACCGGAAATGGCTGTAATTACTCCCGAAACAACGCGAGGAAACAGCCATGAACGTGTCCAGTCGTCCCCACGCACCTATCAATTTTGCCGAGAAGCTGGCGCGGATTGCCGATCAGTGGCAGCCACGCGTGATCGCCGAACTCAACGACTATCAGTTCAAGATCGTCCGCATCGAAGGCGACTTCATCTGGCACGACCATCCGGAAACGGACGAGGCCTTCATCGTCCTCGAAGGCATGCTTCGGATCGACTTTCGCGACGGTTCGGTCACGCTCGGTCCGGGCGAAATGTACGTCGTGCCGAAGGGCGTCGAGCACAAACCCTATGCGGCAAGTGAAGTGAAGATGCTGCTGATCGAGCCAAGAGGCACGGCAAATACCGGCCAGGCGGGCGGTGAACGCACGGCTGCGAATGACATCTGGATCTGACCGGGGGCTGGCACCATGGTCGGCGACCTCGCGCTTCTTGCCCTTGCGGCCTTGCCGCTGATGGGCAGTCCCGGGCCGGCAACACTCAGCCTCGCCGGCATGGCGGCCGCCCATGGCGTTTCCAACACTCTGCGCTACGCCGCCGGTATCAACATCGGCACCATTGCAGTCGTGTTGCTGATCGCAACCGGCGTCACCGCAATGGTTCTCGGTCTGCCGGGCATGAAAGTGGCGATTACTGTCCTCGCCGCGGTCTACATGCTTTATCTGACATGGCACATTGCCACGGTGCCGCCGGTCGCCGCCGCTGAACAGGGATCGCCGAGACCTTCGTTTCTCGGCGGCTTTGTGCTGGCGATCGCCAATCCGAAGGCCTATGCGGCGATCGGCGCCGTCTATGCCGGCAGCCTGATCGAGCCTGGTCAGGGGGTCGGGGCGGCCATTGCGAAGGTTCTTGTCCTCGCATTGGTGGCGATCGTCGTGAATACGACCTGGCTTGCCTTTGGCGCGGCCATTGCCAAGGTCCTACGGGATCCAAGGCAGGCACGGATAGCCAATGTCGTCTTTGCCAGTCTGCTGCTTGTCTCGCTTGCTCCGCTGCTGCTTGGATAGCGCGTTTTCCCTTGTAGCGGCACCGTTCGGGACGCTATGAACGCGGCATGACCGCCAAGATACTCGTCAGCGCCTGTCTCATGGGCCATGCGGTGCGCTACGATGGCGCGGCGAAACCGCTGTGCCATCCGGCAATAGAACGTTGGCGTGCGGAAGGTCGGCTCGTGACCCTCTGTCCCGAGATGTCGGCGGGAATGCCGGTTCCGCGACCGCCGGCGGAGATCGAGGCAGGCAGGACCGGTGCGAGCGTCCTTTCCGGCGTGGGACGCGTCCTCGAAAAGACCGGCGGCGATGTGACCGAGGCGTTTCGCCGGGGCGCGGAAAACGCTCTTGCTCTTGCACTGACAGCAAACTGTCGTTTCGCGCTGCTGATCGACGGCAGCCCGTCCTGTGGCTCCAGCTTCGTCTACGATGGCAGCTTCAGCGGCGAGCGCGTCCCCGGCGAGGGCGTCACCGCGGCGCTGCTACGCAAGAACGGCATAGAGGTCTTTTCCGACCGCGAAATCGGGCTGCTGGTCGAGAGACTTGGCCGTGAAGATGAGGCTGACCCATAAAGATTACGCCCCTGCTTCTCTCAGGGGCGCAACCTTTCGCCATTGCAGCGAAACGCCCATCAGCCTTGAATATTCCGGCCGATGGGGCAGGGAACCTTATGTATATGGTGTTAATCTAATCTAAGTTCGAACCCCGACGGATCAAATTCCTGTGAAGCGCTGCCGGCCATCGAGGCACTCACCGGTTCGGCGCGCGACACGATCCCGACGGCGGCGGTCTTTGCCGTCTGGTCGACGTCCGCGATCGCGGCGAGCGAGGCGGCGGTAACGCCCGTCGCCGCCGGATCTGCTTTCACGGCGGCGGCCTTGATCACGTCCTCGGATGCCTTGTTGACGAAGACGACCGGCGATCCTCCGAGCCAGGCCTCGGTGCGGACCGACTTCATTTCGCCATCGATCTGCTTGAGCTCGAGCTTGGCGGTGCCGGGCGTCAGCTCAGGAACGACATAGGAGGCCTTCTTCTTGGGCTGCAGCGGCGGGCACTCTGCGCAGGAGATCGTCGCGACGCTGGAATTGACGGCCTTTCCGGACGCCACGTTCTCGACCGACGACGCTGCCGCTGTGCCGGCGGCAAGCGTAAGGACGGCGGTGATCAGCAGGGAACGCATCGGCTTCTCCTCGAATGTATCGAGGAGGAGAATATGAGACTGCCCTTACCTTCTCGTCAGGAGAATTGGTAAAAATTGAATGATGCCGCGATTCCGGGGGGTTACGCCTTTTCGCGCTCGACCGCGCGCCATCCGATGTCGCGACGGTAGAAGCCGTTCTCCCAGGAAACGCCGTTCACGCCTTGATAGGCGGCATCCTTTGCGTCGCTGACGGTCTGGCCCATGGCTGTGACGTTCAGCACACGGCCACCCGTGGCGACCAGGCGACCATCCTTGATCGCCGTACCGGCATGAAACACCCTTGTCGTGGCGGATGGTTCGGGGACGGCCGCGATCGGCGTGTTCTTTTCATAGGCTCCCGGATAGCCGCGCGAAGCTATCACGACCGTCAATGCCGCTTCGTCATGCCATTCGATTTGCATGCCGTCGAGCGTGCCCGTCGCTGCGGCGTAGAGCAGGGGCAGCAGGTCGCTTTTCATGCGCATCATCAGGACCTGGCATTCCGGGTCGCCGAAACGGACATTGTATTCGATGAGTTCCGGCCCTTTCGCGGTGATCATCAGTCCGGCGAAAAACACGCCCGAGAACGGATGCCCACTTTCGGCCATGCCGCGCACGGTCGGCTCGATGATCTCCTTCATCGTCCGCCCGACCATCTCGGCCGTCATCACCGGTGCCGGCGAATAGGCGCCCATACCACCGGTGTTCGGTCCCGTATCGCCGTCGCCGACGCGCTTGTGATCCTGCGCCGATGCCAGCGGCAGCACGGTCTTGCCGTCGCAAAGGCAGAAGAAGCTTGCTTCCTCGCCATCGAGGTAGGCTTCGACGACGACCTCTGCCCCGGCGGAGCCGAAGGCGCCGGAGAAACAGTCGTCGACGGCGGCGAACGCCTCGTCGAGCGTCATCGCCACCGTGACACCTTTGCCGGCGGCGAGCCCATCCGCCTTGATGACGATCGGCGCGCCCTGTTCGCGGACATAGGTCTTGGCCGAGCTGGCTTCGGTAAAGCGTCTGTAGGCACCGGTCGGGATTGCGTACTTGGCGCAAAGATCTTTGGTGAAGCCTTTGGAACCTTCAAGCTGGGCAGCGGCGGCAGAGGGGCCGAAGACGGGGATGTCGGCGGCACGGAGTGCGTCCGCGAGACCGGCAACAAGGGGCGCCTCGGGGCCGACCACGACGAAATCGATCGTCTTCTCGCGGCAGAAGTCGACGACAGCTGTGTGGTTGTCGACGTCGAGCGCGACGATCGTCGCCTCTTCGGCGATGCCGGGATTGCCTGGCGCTGCGTACAGCGTGGTGAGCTGCGGCGACTGCGTGATTTTCCATGCAAGCGCGTGTTCGCGTCCGCCCGATCCGATCAGAAGAACCTTCATTGCCATCCCTGCCGTCAGCGCATTGATGCGCTGCGGTTAGGACGTCGGGCGGGGCGAGGTCAAGAAAAAACCGGCTCCGCGCGCAAGAT contains the following coding sequences:
- a CDS encoding LysE family translocator; the encoded protein is MVGDLALLALAALPLMGSPGPATLSLAGMAAAHGVSNTLRYAAGINIGTIAVVLLIATGVTAMVLGLPGMKVAITVLAAVYMLYLTWHIATVPPVAAAEQGSPRPSFLGGFVLAIANPKAYAAIGAVYAGSLIEPGQGVGAAIAKVLVLALVAIVVNTTWLAFGAAIAKVLRDPRQARIANVVFASLLLVSLAPLLLG
- the purD gene encoding phosphoribosylamine--glycine ligase yields the protein MKVLLIGSGGREHALAWKITQSPQLTTLYAAPGNPGIAEEATIVALDVDNHTAVVDFCREKTIDFVVVGPEAPLVAGLADALRAADIPVFGPSAAAAQLEGSKGFTKDLCAKYAIPTGAYRRFTEASSAKTYVREQGAPIVIKADGLAAGKGVTVAMTLDEAFAAVDDCFSGAFGSAGAEVVVEAYLDGEEASFFCLCDGKTVLPLASAQDHKRVGDGDTGPNTGGMGAYSPAPVMTAEMVGRTMKEIIEPTVRGMAESGHPFSGVFFAGLMITAKGPELIEYNVRFGDPECQVLMMRMKSDLLPLLYAAATGTLDGMQIEWHDEAALTVVIASRGYPGAYEKNTPIAAVPEPSATTRVFHAGTAIKDGRLVATGGRVLNVTAMGQTVSDAKDAAYQGVNGVSWENGFYRRDIGWRAVEREKA
- a CDS encoding plant virulence effector HPE1-like domain-containing protein — encoded protein: MRSLLITAVLTLAAGTAAASSVENVASGKAVNSSVATISCAECPPLQPKKKASYVVPELTPGTAKLELKQIDGEMKSVRTEAWLGGSPVVFVNKASEDVIKAAAVKADPAATGVTAASLAAIADVDQTAKTAAVGIVSRAEPVSASMAGSASQEFDPSGFELRLD
- a CDS encoding cupin domain-containing protein — encoded protein: MNVSSRPHAPINFAEKLARIADQWQPRVIAELNDYQFKIVRIEGDFIWHDHPETDEAFIVLEGMLRIDFRDGSVTLGPGEMYVVPKGVEHKPYAASEVKMLLIEPRGTANTGQAGGERTAANDIWI
- a CDS encoding DUF523 domain-containing protein, with the protein product MTAKILVSACLMGHAVRYDGAAKPLCHPAIERWRAEGRLVTLCPEMSAGMPVPRPPAEIEAGRTGASVLSGVGRVLEKTGGDVTEAFRRGAENALALALTANCRFALLIDGSPSCGSSFVYDGSFSGERVPGEGVTAALLRKNGIEVFSDREIGLLVERLGREDEADP
- a CDS encoding AraC family transcriptional regulator → MTSDNPSAGAGVIEPPGTKRRGDWIDVAEDAIPFERIEAFFAGRAYEPHRHDTYAVGQTLSGIQSFHYRGAERTSLPGGTMVLHPDEVHDGQAGGEHGFRYRMIYIEPAAVQRVLGGRPLPFIKDGISSDPRLFAAVHALLPATDARIETLEFEDGLFELAHALEAAAGGPAKVGGALNYRAAERARLYLHDLPDGTITLETLEAVSGRDRWGLSRDFRRLFGTSPYRYLVQRRLEAAKVNLRHGVPAAQAAVDAGFADQAHLSRHFKKAFGITPGRWLRMAEMPAGTEAEQA